Proteins from one Natrinema salinisoli genomic window:
- a CDS encoding bacterio-opsin activator domain-containing protein, whose product MDDVDTERGGTGGDAAAAVRALEHVVDPVVAIADGAITYVNEAARTAFDLGDADRDAATALGARWDRLAAAIDETTVGTARRVDFDDGESVRIHRGANGATITFDRNGADPDAREGTDTPSLSGTSDRLVKDRALEEAPVGITISDPDLEDNPLVYVNEAYEEMTGYEYDEVVGRNCRFLQGDDSDEEAIAEMAAAIDADRPVTVELKNYRKDGTEFWNEVTIAPVRDEDGRVTNYVGFQNDITARKEAEIALERRTEELEYILDRVGGLIQDVTAVVAGSTDRSELEAEVCARIAAEEAYDGAWIGERNPATGTIDVRSSAGVEPDDTHIATDTDHPAVETVTTNESTVDAVDGTTYAAFPLSYNGIEYGVLTVLMNRDRAVDDRETVILSALARAVASGVNARETSRMLATDAVVAVELEVTDRALAPVALSAEADCRLEYRRSVHRTDDETASLFTVTGASADEILAAADDLADVDCRIVVEREDECLVELTSDDDLVGWLSERGVRTQAIESEAGRARLTLEIPRSANVRSIVEAVEDRYDGTDVVSFQQRERDGETRQEFAARLEEALTERQFGALQRAYLGGYFEWPRPTTGEELAQSMGVSRPTFHEHLRTAEAKLCRAFFGDA is encoded by the coding sequence ATGGACGATGTCGACACGGAGCGTGGTGGCACCGGTGGTGACGCCGCGGCGGCGGTCCGGGCCCTCGAGCACGTGGTCGATCCGGTCGTGGCGATCGCCGACGGGGCGATCACGTACGTGAACGAGGCCGCCCGGACGGCGTTCGACCTCGGTGACGCCGATCGGGACGCGGCGACTGCACTCGGTGCGCGCTGGGACCGGCTCGCGGCGGCGATCGACGAAACGACCGTCGGCACCGCCCGACGGGTCGATTTCGACGACGGGGAGAGCGTGCGTATCCATCGGGGGGCAAACGGGGCGACGATCACGTTCGACCGCAACGGTGCCGATCCCGACGCCCGCGAGGGCACCGACACCCCCTCGCTATCGGGCACGAGCGACCGACTGGTCAAAGACCGCGCGCTCGAGGAGGCGCCCGTCGGGATCACCATCTCGGATCCCGATCTCGAGGACAACCCGCTGGTGTACGTCAACGAGGCCTACGAGGAAATGACGGGCTACGAGTACGACGAGGTCGTCGGTCGGAACTGTCGGTTCCTGCAGGGCGACGACTCCGACGAGGAGGCGATCGCCGAGATGGCGGCGGCGATCGATGCTGACCGCCCGGTCACCGTCGAACTCAAGAACTATCGCAAGGACGGCACCGAGTTCTGGAACGAGGTGACGATCGCCCCCGTCAGGGACGAGGACGGCCGCGTGACCAACTACGTCGGCTTCCAGAACGACATCACCGCGCGCAAGGAGGCAGAAATCGCGCTCGAGCGCCGCACCGAGGAACTCGAGTACATCCTCGATCGGGTCGGTGGACTGATCCAGGACGTCACCGCCGTCGTCGCCGGCTCGACTGACCGCTCGGAGCTCGAGGCCGAGGTCTGCGCGCGAATCGCCGCGGAGGAGGCCTACGACGGGGCCTGGATCGGCGAGCGAAACCCCGCGACCGGCACGATCGACGTCCGCTCGAGCGCCGGGGTCGAACCGGACGACACGCACATCGCAACGGACACCGACCACCCCGCCGTCGAGACGGTCACGACGAACGAGTCGACCGTCGACGCGGTCGACGGAACGACGTACGCCGCGTTCCCGCTTTCGTACAACGGCATCGAGTACGGCGTCCTGACGGTGCTGATGAACCGGGACCGCGCCGTCGACGACCGCGAGACGGTGATCCTCTCCGCGCTCGCCCGCGCGGTCGCGAGCGGCGTCAACGCCCGCGAAACCAGCCGCATGCTCGCGACCGACGCCGTCGTCGCGGTCGAACTCGAGGTGACCGACCGCGCCCTCGCTCCCGTCGCCCTCTCCGCCGAGGCGGACTGCCGACTCGAGTACCGCCGCTCGGTCCATCGGACCGACGACGAGACGGCCTCGCTGTTTACCGTCACCGGCGCGAGCGCCGACGAGATCCTAGCTGCCGCCGACGACCTCGCCGACGTCGACTGCCGGATCGTCGTCGAGCGCGAGGACGAGTGTCTCGTCGAACTGACGAGCGATGACGACCTCGTCGGCTGGCTCTCCGAACGCGGCGTGCGAACCCAGGCGATCGAAAGCGAGGCCGGTCGCGCCCGTCTCACCCTCGAGATTCCGCGATCGGCGAACGTCCGCTCGATCGTCGAGGCCGTCGAGGACCGCTACGACGGGACCGACGTCGTCTCCTTCCAGCAGCGCGAACGCGACGGCGAAACGCGCCAGGAGTTCGCCGCCCGGCTCGAGGAGGCGCTGACCGAGCGCCAGTTCGGCGCGTTACAGCGGGCGTACCTCGGCGGCTACTTCGAGTGGCCCCGGCCGACGACCGGGGAGGAACTCGCCCAGTCGATGGGCGTCTCGCGGCCGACCTTCCACGAACACTTGCGGACGGCCGAGGCGAAACTGTGTCGCGCCTTCTTCGGGGACGCGTAG
- a CDS encoding AzlC family ABC transporter permease, whose amino-acid sequence MTRTDGDDTDPSPGAHADRASDEPAADSGSPVADDREAITFDRAGVRAGFLTCVPVALGVGGYGVAFGMLARRAGLSVAEATLMSATVLAGAAQIVAVELWAEPLPVATIVLTTLAINLRYSLMGAALGPWLERLSPLRSYGSLLLMADENWALTMRDLKSGSGRGAFLLGTGIAIWCFWVASTIVGAAAGGAIGDPAQYGIDFVLAAVFVALAVDLWEGYSTLVPWLVSLATAVTAAELLPGRWYILLGGLAAAAVEVVRHGR is encoded by the coding sequence GTGACGCGAACCGACGGCGACGATACGGATCCCAGCCCGGGTGCGCACGCCGACCGAGCGTCGGACGAGCCGGCGGCCGATAGCGGATCGCCAGTAGCGGACGACCGCGAGGCGATAACCTTCGATCGAGCGGGGGTCCGCGCCGGCTTTCTGACCTGTGTCCCGGTCGCGCTCGGCGTCGGCGGCTACGGCGTCGCGTTCGGGATGCTCGCCCGTCGAGCCGGGCTGAGCGTCGCCGAGGCGACGCTGATGAGTGCGACGGTTCTCGCGGGTGCCGCCCAGATCGTCGCCGTCGAACTCTGGGCGGAGCCGCTCCCGGTCGCCACGATCGTCCTCACGACGCTCGCGATCAACCTCCGGTACTCGCTGATGGGGGCTGCGTTGGGTCCCTGGCTCGAGCGGCTCTCGCCGCTCCGAAGCTACGGGAGCCTCCTGCTGATGGCCGACGAGAACTGGGCGCTGACGATGCGCGATCTCAAGTCCGGCAGCGGCCGGGGGGCGTTCCTCCTGGGAACCGGGATCGCGATCTGGTGTTTCTGGGTCGCGTCGACGATCGTCGGGGCGGCCGCCGGCGGCGCGATCGGCGATCCGGCCCAGTACGGCATCGACTTCGTCCTGGCGGCGGTGTTCGTCGCGCTCGCGGTCGACCTCTGGGAGGGGTACTCGACGCTCGTGCCGTGGCTCGTCTCCCTCGCGACCGCGGTCACCGCCGCGGAACTCTTGCCGGGGCGGTGGTACATCCTGCTCGGCGGGCTCGCGGCCGCCGCGGTGGAGGTGGTCCGCCATGGTCGGTGA
- a CDS encoding AzlD family protein → MVGEGAFALDPLVVGVILAMTLVTALTKVGGLWLLRRIEVSERLEAGLSVLPGAIVIAILAPELATGGPAEWSAAGIVVLVMWRTESILLSLCGGVGAVVLFRAVG, encoded by the coding sequence ATGGTCGGTGAGGGGGCGTTCGCGCTCGATCCGCTCGTCGTCGGCGTCATCCTCGCGATGACGCTCGTGACGGCGCTGACGAAGGTCGGCGGCCTCTGGCTCCTGCGCCGGATCGAGGTGAGCGAGCGACTCGAGGCGGGACTTTCGGTTCTGCCGGGGGCGATCGTGATCGCGATCCTCGCGCCGGAGTTGGCGACGGGCGGACCGGCGGAGTGGAGCGCGGCCGGTATCGTCGTGCTGGTCATGTGGCGAACGGAGAGCATCCTGCTGTCGCTGTGTGGCGGCGTCGGGGCCGTGGTCCTGTTCCGAGCAGTTGGGTGA
- a CDS encoding pyridoxamine 5'-phosphate oxidase family protein has protein sequence MAIDQETEMTDGEIDDFLSRHETGVLSLARTDEPYAIPISYGYDDDEREFYMRMVSTPDSEKRQFLESTPQARLVVYDEVDSTYRSVIATGDLESIEPSELTPEQIAQYGEAKRPLFEIWADGKDALNIELYRLAPATLGGRRTEIDREE, from the coding sequence ATGGCTATCGACCAGGAAACCGAGATGACCGACGGCGAGATCGACGACTTCCTCAGTCGTCACGAGACGGGGGTGTTGTCGCTCGCGCGCACGGACGAACCCTATGCGATTCCGATCTCGTACGGCTACGACGACGACGAGCGGGAGTTCTACATGCGGATGGTATCGACGCCCGACAGCGAGAAGCGCCAGTTCCTCGAGTCAACGCCGCAAGCGCGGCTCGTCGTCTACGACGAAGTCGACTCGACCTACCGGAGCGTCATCGCCACGGGAGACCTCGAGAGCATCGAGCCCTCGGAGCTGACGCCGGAGCAGATCGCCCAGTACGGCGAGGCGAAGCGGCCGCTGTTCGAGATCTGGGCCGACGGGAAGGACGCGCTGAACATCGAACTCTACCGTCTCGCGCCGGCGACGCTCGGCGGGCGGCGAACGGAAATCGATCGCGAGGAGTGA
- a CDS encoding pyridoxamine 5'-phosphate oxidase family protein, protein MTSIPDDFHDLFETETFAHVATLTEDGLPHVTPVWIDYDEDDDRLLVNTERGRQKERNVQHNPAVGVSMTDPDDPYRFLSVIGEVDEITTDGAREHIDELARRYMDVEEYPNPIETERVLLRIRPDRIL, encoded by the coding sequence GTGACCTCGATACCCGACGACTTCCACGACCTGTTCGAGACGGAAACGTTCGCACACGTCGCGACCCTGACCGAAGACGGGCTTCCCCACGTCACGCCGGTGTGGATCGACTACGACGAGGACGACGACCGGCTGCTGGTCAACACCGAACGCGGCCGCCAGAAAGAACGAAACGTCCAGCACAACCCCGCCGTCGGGGTCAGCATGACCGATCCCGACGATCCCTACCGGTTCCTCTCGGTGATCGGCGAGGTCGACGAGATCACGACCGACGGCGCTCGCGAACACATCGACGAACTCGCCCGGCGGTACATGGACGTCGAGGAGTATCCCAACCCGATCGAAACCGAGCGCGTCCTCTTGCGGATCCGGCCGGACCGGATTCTGTAG
- a CDS encoding acetolactate synthase large subunit → MQTASDLLVTCLEAEDVDRVFGVPGEEIEDLLFSLRDSSIRFVPTRHEQGAAFMADVHGRLTGEAGVCCSTLGPGATNLMTGVADAQLDKSPVVAITGQGDRERLHKESHQALDVVDVFEPIVAWNSQIAEPEIVPEMVRKAFKLAEYEKPGATHLEFPEDVAAVEIDEEAIERRDPVRRPDPDDESAERAAALIDEAERPIMLAGNGAVRTRASEHIRAIVGRVGLPVVETYMGKGAISDREPASLMTLDSGPDEEAARAIEQADCVVAVGYDIAEHDPAGWNPELEKTIVHVDYEPAEVYRHYNPDVEIVADVGAALEAIDDCLAEDACTLWCGDLHDRLLESVTEPPADDDPVTVRNALPLLREAMDDSDVLVSDVGSHKMAIAQSFPTYEPNTCVISNGLASMGIAVPGALAADLAVESNVVAGTGDGGFLMNAAELETATRLDCSFTTVVFNDDDYGLISEKQDEDRGEHTGTELTNPDLVTFAESFGIDAYRPESWAAVEEAFDEAVPSDELALIEIRLE, encoded by the coding sequence ATGCAGACGGCATCCGACCTGCTCGTCACCTGTCTCGAGGCGGAAGACGTCGATCGAGTCTTCGGGGTTCCGGGAGAGGAGATCGAGGACCTGTTGTTCTCGTTGCGGGACTCGTCGATCCGGTTCGTTCCGACGCGCCACGAACAGGGGGCGGCGTTCATGGCCGACGTCCACGGGCGGTTGACCGGCGAGGCGGGCGTCTGCTGTTCGACGCTCGGTCCGGGCGCGACGAACCTGATGACCGGCGTCGCCGACGCGCAACTCGACAAGAGTCCGGTCGTCGCGATCACCGGCCAGGGCGACCGGGAGCGACTGCACAAGGAGAGCCACCAGGCGCTGGACGTCGTCGACGTCTTCGAGCCCATCGTGGCCTGGAACTCCCAGATCGCCGAGCCCGAGATCGTTCCCGAGATGGTCCGGAAGGCGTTCAAACTCGCCGAGTACGAGAAGCCGGGGGCGACCCACCTCGAGTTCCCCGAGGACGTCGCCGCCGTGGAGATCGATGAGGAGGCGATCGAGCGGCGGGATCCGGTTCGGCGGCCCGATCCGGACGACGAGTCGGCCGAGCGAGCCGCGGCGCTGATCGACGAGGCCGAACGGCCGATTATGCTGGCCGGGAACGGCGCGGTCCGGACCCGCGCGTCGGAGCATATTCGCGCCATCGTCGGTCGCGTCGGGCTCCCGGTCGTCGAGACGTACATGGGCAAAGGCGCGATCTCGGACCGCGAGCCGGCGTCGCTGATGACGCTCGATTCGGGGCCCGACGAGGAGGCCGCGCGTGCGATCGAGCAGGCCGATTGCGTCGTCGCGGTCGGCTACGATATCGCGGAGCACGACCCGGCGGGCTGGAACCCAGAGCTCGAGAAGACGATCGTCCACGTCGATTACGAGCCCGCCGAGGTCTATCGCCATTACAACCCGGACGTCGAGATCGTCGCGGACGTCGGCGCGGCTCTCGAGGCCATCGACGACTGCCTCGCCGAGGATGCCTGTACCCTGTGGTGTGGGGACCTCCACGATCGCCTGCTCGAGTCGGTGACGGAGCCGCCGGCAGACGACGATCCGGTAACGGTACGAAACGCGTTGCCGCTGTTGCGCGAGGCGATGGACGATTCGGACGTGCTCGTCTCGGACGTCGGCAGTCACAAGATGGCGATCGCGCAGTCGTTCCCGACGTACGAGCCAAACACCTGCGTGATCTCGAACGGGCTGGCGAGCATGGGAATCGCGGTTCCCGGCGCGCTCGCGGCCGATCTGGCGGTGGAGTCGAACGTCGTCGCCGGGACCGGTGACGGCGGGTTCCTGATGAACGCGGCGGAGCTCGAGACCGCGACGCGGCTGGACTGTAGTTTTACGACGGTCGTGTTCAACGACGACGACTACGGGCTCATTTCCGAGAAACAGGACGAAGACCGCGGCGAACACACCGGGACGGAGCTGACGAACCCCGATCTGGTGACGTTCGCCGAGAGCTTCGGGATCGACGCGTACCGACCCGAGAGCTGGGCGGCGGTCGAAGAGGCGTTCGACGAGGCCGTCCCCTCCGACGAGCTCGCGTTGATCGAGATTCGACTCGAGTGA
- a CDS encoding PadR family transcriptional regulator codes for MDQLTGFQRDLLYVIAGKDRPSGQAILDDINSYIDQPVTHGRLYPNLDTLVEKELVEKGQLDRRTNYYALTPKGRRALQRRQEWVDQYVDV; via the coding sequence ATGGACCAGCTAACTGGCTTCCAGCGTGATCTGTTGTACGTGATCGCAGGGAAAGATCGGCCGTCGGGACAAGCGATTCTGGACGACATCAATAGTTACATCGATCAGCCGGTTACGCACGGCCGGCTGTATCCGAATCTCGACACGCTCGTCGAGAAAGAACTCGTCGAAAAGGGGCAACTCGACCGACGGACGAATTACTACGCGTTGACGCCGAAAGGTCGACGCGCATTACAGCGGCGTCAGGAGTGGGTCGACCAGTACGTCGACGTGTAA
- a CDS encoding aldehyde ferredoxin oxidoreductase family protein, whose product MTELGGFQDRVARIDLSEGEVAYESIDEEDAKKYIGARGLGAKYVFDQGPDVDPLGPDNLLAFMNGPLSGTQVTMSGRIAVCTKSPLTGTITDSHHGGWSGARLKWAGFDGLTFEGEADEPVYAYVEDGEVELRDASHLWGEGVHDTRDRLEEEHEGSYGKNLSLMAIGPGGENGVKYACIMNEDDRASGRGGTGCVMGSKNLKAIVIKSTTKMPKPADPETFKEGHQQAMQAITESEVTAPNEGGLSLYGTNVLMNIGEEMDGLPTKNGKYTSTESMRDAEGVDIDAERVSGENVRENILVDEPTCHSCPVACKKEVEVDVMHKGEELNVETESYEYETAYALGPNSGHTERDEIAVMLDRCNDMGIDTIDAGNMMAMAMEMSEEGKLEDVGELEWGDTETMIDLIEQIGHREGDLADLLAEGPRRVAEQKDAHENSLAVKGQTIAAYDPRCMKGMGIGYATSNRGACHLRGYTPAAEILGVPEKVDPYEYEGKGQLTAQFQDLHAISDSFDICKFNAFAEGIEEYVNQYNGMTGRDVSEEELLEAGERIYTLERYYNNLNGFDGSDDSLPERFLEDGIRGQGASEGEYCELDEMKAEYYEHRGWVDGVVPDEKLDDLGIEVGPGTGVSGSGGAAAPSDD is encoded by the coding sequence ATGACAGAACTCGGCGGATTTCAAGACAGAGTCGCTCGCATCGATCTCTCCGAGGGAGAGGTCGCCTACGAGTCGATCGACGAGGAGGACGCGAAGAAGTATATCGGCGCTCGAGGACTGGGGGCGAAGTACGTCTTCGACCAGGGACCGGACGTCGATCCGCTCGGGCCCGACAACTTGCTGGCGTTCATGAACGGCCCGCTGTCGGGGACGCAGGTCACGATGAGCGGCCGGATCGCCGTCTGTACGAAATCGCCGCTGACCGGGACGATCACCGACAGTCACCACGGTGGCTGGTCGGGGGCCCGTCTCAAGTGGGCCGGCTTCGACGGCCTGACCTTCGAGGGGGAAGCCGACGAGCCGGTCTACGCCTACGTCGAGGACGGCGAGGTCGAACTCCGGGACGCCTCCCACCTCTGGGGTGAGGGCGTCCACGACACCCGGGATCGACTCGAGGAGGAACACGAGGGATCCTACGGCAAGAACCTCTCGCTGATGGCGATTGGACCCGGCGGCGAGAACGGCGTCAAGTACGCCTGTATCATGAACGAGGACGACCGGGCCTCGGGCCGCGGGGGCACGGGCTGTGTGATGGGGTCGAAGAACCTCAAGGCGATCGTCATCAAGTCGACCACGAAGATGCCCAAGCCGGCGGATCCGGAGACGTTCAAGGAGGGCCACCAGCAGGCGATGCAGGCCATCACGGAGTCGGAGGTCACTGCACCCAACGAGGGCGGCCTCTCGCTGTACGGCACGAACGTCCTGATGAACATCGGTGAGGAGATGGACGGGCTTCCCACGAAGAACGGGAAGTACACGTCGACCGAAAGCATGCGCGACGCGGAGGGCGTCGACATCGACGCCGAGCGCGTCTCCGGCGAGAACGTCCGCGAGAACATCCTCGTCGACGAGCCGACCTGTCACTCCTGTCCGGTCGCCTGCAAGAAGGAAGTCGAAGTCGACGTGATGCACAAGGGCGAGGAGCTGAACGTCGAGACCGAGTCCTACGAGTACGAGACGGCCTACGCGCTGGGGCCGAACTCGGGCCACACCGAACGCGACGAGATCGCCGTCATGCTCGACCGCTGTAACGACATGGGCATCGACACCATCGACGCGGGCAACATGATGGCGATGGCCATGGAGATGTCCGAGGAGGGCAAGCTCGAGGACGTGGGCGAGCTCGAGTGGGGCGACACCGAGACGATGATCGATCTGATCGAGCAAATCGGCCACCGCGAGGGCGACCTCGCGGACCTGCTGGCCGAGGGGCCGCGCCGGGTCGCCGAACAGAAGGACGCCCACGAGAACTCGCTCGCGGTCAAGGGCCAGACGATCGCCGCCTACGACCCGCGCTGCATGAAAGGGATGGGCATCGGCTACGCCACGTCGAACCGCGGGGCCTGCCACCTGCGCGGCTACACGCCCGCCGCGGAGATCCTCGGCGTCCCCGAGAAGGTCGACCCCTACGAGTACGAAGGGAAGGGCCAACTCACCGCCCAGTTCCAGGACCTCCACGCGATCAGCGACTCCTTCGACATCTGCAAGTTCAACGCCTTCGCGGAGGGGATCGAAGAGTACGTCAACCAGTACAACGGGATGACCGGCCGCGACGTCTCCGAGGAGGAGCTCCTCGAGGCTGGCGAGCGGATCTACACCCTCGAGCGCTACTACAACAACCTCAACGGCTTCGACGGGAGCGACGACTCGCTGCCCGAGCGCTTCCTCGAGGACGGCATTCGCGGCCAGGGTGCCAGCGAGGGCGAGTACTGCGAACTCGACGAGATGAAGGCTGAGTACTACGAGCACCGCGGCTGGGTCGACGGCGTCGTTCCCGACGAGAAACTCGACGACCTCGGGATCGAGGTCGGACCCGGAACCGGCGTCAGTGGCAGCGGCGGCGCGGCGGCACCGAGCGACGACTGA
- a CDS encoding DUF7560 family zinc ribbon protein — protein sequence MSRYEFTCPECGQEIEVNESMREATLSHGCPVCSASVGSSDFVAEQETN from the coding sequence ATGAGTAGATACGAGTTCACGTGCCCGGAGTGCGGGCAGGAGATCGAGGTCAACGAATCGATGCGTGAGGCCACGCTATCGCACGGCTGCCCGGTCTGCAGCGCGTCGGTCGGATCGTCGGATTTCGTCGCAGAACAGGAGACGAACTAA
- a CDS encoding YIP1 family protein: MSLLNQWKGVNGYMINDPGTFFSEYNESHGIGYPIAFMLISYLAVMLPAAVLTAALNITAPGEAAIGVVIFLAFGIAYWILGLVEALLAHGVVYLFGARGIAKTFEAYAFPTVVRYGLWWFPLVNIALGFYGLYLQIKGLSTFHDISTGKAVIAAALPVVVFMLPGILVIAAVVATFVLDMGSQTGTQPAMLLFDVVA, from the coding sequence ATGAGCCTACTGAACCAGTGGAAGGGCGTGAACGGGTACATGATCAACGATCCGGGAACGTTCTTTTCGGAGTACAACGAGAGCCACGGGATCGGATATCCGATCGCGTTCATGCTAATTTCGTACCTCGCTGTCATGCTTCCGGCTGCGGTGCTCACTGCAGCGCTGAACATTACAGCACCGGGCGAGGCAGCCATCGGTGTCGTGATTTTCCTGGCATTCGGAATCGCGTACTGGATCCTGGGGCTCGTCGAAGCGTTACTCGCTCACGGTGTCGTGTATCTCTTCGGTGCACGAGGTATCGCAAAGACGTTCGAGGCGTACGCGTTCCCGACGGTCGTCCGGTACGGGCTGTGGTGGTTCCCGCTCGTCAACATCGCACTCGGATTCTACGGTCTGTATCTCCAGATCAAGGGACTGTCGACGTTTCACGACATCTCGACCGGAAAAGCCGTGATCGCCGCCGCCCTCCCGGTAGTGGTGTTCATGCTTCCCGGGATCCTTGTCATCGCCGCCGTAGTCGCCACGTTCGTCCTCGATATGGGCTCACAGACGGGCACCCAGCCGGCCATGCTCCTGTTCGACGTCGTCGCGTGA
- a CDS encoding DUF1328 family protein, translating to MFTFATPLQVGGGGFLYWAIIFFVLAIVAAAVGARGVAGISMEIARIFVLIFIILAVVALLL from the coding sequence ATGTTCACCTTCGCAACTCCGCTTCAGGTCGGTGGCGGTGGATTCCTGTACTGGGCGATCATCTTCTTCGTCCTCGCGATCGTCGCCGCCGCCGTCGGTGCCCGCGGCGTCGCCGGAATCTCGATGGAGATCGCACGGATCTTCGTGTTGATCTTCATCATCCTCGCGGTGGTCGCGCTCCTGTTGTGA
- a CDS encoding NUDIX hydrolase, translating to MPTDPLAWDTRDRRVAYSCPGFDVVNESVRLPDGADAEFDYLSEPPSVCILPFTPDGDVVCIEEWRQAVSRINRGLPVGGVEPEDDDLEAAARRELAEETGHEADALEPLVTVEPANGIADSVLHFFVARGCRPTAEQRLDHNESIRVTELSLDELTDAVADGEIRDGRTVLALSYYRLFDEERSPDTSQ from the coding sequence ATGCCGACTGATCCGCTCGCCTGGGACACTCGCGATCGCCGGGTAGCCTACTCCTGTCCCGGCTTCGACGTGGTTAACGAGTCCGTTCGACTGCCCGACGGGGCCGACGCCGAGTTCGATTACCTCTCGGAACCGCCGAGCGTCTGCATCCTCCCGTTCACCCCCGACGGCGACGTCGTCTGTATCGAGGAGTGGCGACAGGCCGTCTCCCGGATCAACCGCGGACTTCCCGTCGGTGGCGTCGAACCCGAGGACGACGACCTCGAGGCCGCGGCGCGCCGAGAGCTCGCGGAGGAGACCGGCCACGAGGCCGACGCCCTCGAGCCGCTCGTGACCGTCGAACCGGCCAACGGAATCGCGGATTCCGTCTTGCACTTCTTCGTTGCCCGCGGCTGCCGGCCGACCGCCGAACAGCGACTCGATCACAACGAGAGCATTCGCGTGACCGAACTGTCGCTCGACGAACTGACCGACGCGGTCGCCGACGGCGAGATCCGCGACGGGCGGACGGTCCTCGCCCTCTCGTACTATCGACTGTTCGACGAGGAGAGGAGCCCGGATACCAGCCAGTGA
- a CDS encoding helix-turn-helix domain-containing protein, whose protein sequence is MASGIRAEIKIDDPPDCVVAQASAETDGRVTSVSRSTNPSTPERVTEEFMLEAETYPDELDVNADLSPIFAYGSSSVYRFQRELGCGCPCECIERHDCPVIDIRTQGASLHLTFHAPDMQDLQAIIGDLRERYATLDVQRLLQSQQDHDDRNLVFVDRSTLTDRQTEVLETAHRMGYFEHPKRANAGEVAAELDITGTTFTEHLAAAQTKLLDAILDHE, encoded by the coding sequence ATGGCTTCGGGGATTCGCGCGGAGATAAAAATCGACGACCCGCCCGACTGCGTCGTCGCGCAAGCGTCGGCCGAGACGGACGGTCGGGTCACGTCCGTTTCGCGGAGCACGAACCCGTCCACACCCGAGCGCGTGACCGAGGAGTTCATGCTCGAGGCCGAGACCTATCCAGACGAGCTCGACGTCAACGCGGATCTCTCGCCGATCTTCGCCTACGGCTCGAGTTCGGTCTACCGATTCCAGCGAGAGCTCGGCTGTGGTTGTCCCTGTGAGTGTATCGAGCGACACGACTGTCCCGTCATCGATATCCGGACGCAGGGCGCCTCGCTCCACCTGACCTTTCACGCGCCGGATATGCAGGACCTACAGGCGATCATCGGTGACTTGCGCGAGCGCTACGCGACCCTCGACGTCCAGCGACTCCTCCAGTCCCAGCAGGACCACGACGACCGAAACCTCGTCTTCGTCGACCGGAGCACGTTGACCGACCGCCAGACCGAGGTCCTCGAAACGGCCCACCGGATGGGCTACTTCGAACACCCCAAGCGGGCCAACGCCGGCGAGGTCGCCGCCGAACTCGACATTACCGGGACGACCTTCACCGAACACCTCGCGGCGGCCCAGACGAAGCTGCTGGATGCGATTCTGGATCACGAGTGA
- a CDS encoding HVO_0649 family zinc finger protein — MSVHRSPFERLREKFDESELRCRSCGYVDTEGGWRVTASGGRVRYQFVCPSCDAVETRELRLG; from the coding sequence ATGTCAGTACATCGATCACCGTTCGAGCGCCTCCGGGAGAAGTTCGACGAGTCGGAGCTACGCTGTCGGTCCTGTGGCTACGTCGACACCGAGGGCGGCTGGCGAGTCACCGCCTCGGGCGGGCGCGTTCGCTATCAGTTCGTCTGCCCGTCGTGCGACGCCGTCGAAACGAGGGAGCTACGGCTCGGGTGA
- a CDS encoding winged helix-turn-helix domain-containing protein — protein MSATNSDARTRGWHSDDQTDPQAVLTALDDDACRAILEATTEESLTATEVSEQCDIPMSTAYRKVELLTEADLVEEQVRINTSGKHATEYRKCFDDVLVSIDDGNIEIEMTTPDADADTDAGASYAVADD, from the coding sequence ATGTCCGCTACGAACTCTGACGCCCGGACGCGAGGCTGGCACAGCGACGATCAGACCGACCCGCAGGCCGTTCTCACTGCGCTGGACGACGACGCCTGTCGCGCCATCCTCGAGGCGACGACCGAGGAGTCGCTGACGGCGACGGAAGTCTCCGAGCAGTGCGATATCCCGATGTCCACCGCCTACCGGAAAGTCGAACTCCTGACCGAGGCCGACCTGGTCGAAGAGCAGGTCCGGATCAACACCTCCGGGAAGCACGCGACCGAGTACCGCAAGTGCTTCGACGACGTGCTGGTCTCGATCGACGACGGCAACATCGAAATCGAGATGACCACGCCCGACGCCGACGCAGACACCGACGCCGGCGCGTCCTACGCCGTCGCCGACGACTGA